A single genomic interval of Porphyromonas sp. oral taxon 275 harbors:
- a CDS encoding branched-chain amino acid aminotransferase, with protein sequence MENKQELDWSSLGFGYHPTHYNVRCYWRDGAWGELEVSDSEMITIPMAATSLHYGQEAFEGLKAFRGRDGKVRVFRPEENAARLQSTCRGILMPELPTERFLEAIDRVLELNKDFIPPYESGASLYIRPLLIGLGKQVGIAPANEYLFLVFVTPVGAYFKTGFRPSPMAIMRGYDRAAPLGTGTYKVGGNYAASLKSGVLAHELGYSAVIYLDAKEKLYIDECGPANFFGIRENTYITPKSSSILPSVTNKSLMQLAQDMGLKVEQRPVHVDELATFEEAGACGTAAVISPILRVDDLDEHKQYIISKDGNPGPISTALYERLRAIQYGDYPDEHGWVRLYESL encoded by the coding sequence ATGGAGAACAAACAGGAACTTGACTGGAGCTCGCTCGGCTTCGGCTATCATCCCACCCACTACAATGTACGCTGCTACTGGCGTGATGGTGCCTGGGGCGAGCTCGAGGTCTCTGACTCGGAGATGATCACGATTCCGATGGCGGCTACCTCGCTTCACTATGGACAGGAGGCCTTCGAGGGACTCAAGGCCTTCCGTGGTCGTGATGGCAAGGTACGCGTCTTCCGCCCTGAGGAGAACGCCGCGCGCCTGCAGTCCACCTGCCGAGGCATCCTCATGCCCGAGCTCCCTACGGAGCGCTTCCTCGAGGCGATCGACCGCGTCCTGGAGCTCAACAAGGACTTCATCCCTCCCTATGAGAGCGGAGCCTCGCTGTATATCCGTCCCCTACTGATTGGACTAGGGAAGCAGGTCGGGATCGCCCCTGCCAACGAATACCTCTTCCTCGTCTTCGTCACCCCCGTAGGGGCGTACTTCAAGACGGGCTTCCGCCCCTCGCCCATGGCGATCATGCGTGGCTACGACCGAGCTGCACCCCTGGGTACGGGTACCTATAAGGTAGGGGGGAACTATGCCGCTAGCCTCAAGTCCGGTGTCCTCGCCCACGAGCTGGGCTACTCCGCCGTCATCTACCTCGATGCAAAGGAGAAGCTCTACATCGATGAGTGTGGCCCTGCGAACTTCTTCGGCATTCGTGAGAACACCTACATCACCCCTAAGAGTAGCTCTATCCTGCCCTCGGTCACCAACAAGAGCCTCATGCAGCTGGCTCAGGATATGGGGCTCAAGGTAGAGCAGCGCCCCGTGCACGTCGATGAGCTAGCGACCTTTGAGGAGGCTGGCGCCTGCGGTACCGCTGCGGTCATCAGCCCTATCCTGCGTGTCGATGACCTCGATGAGCACAAGCAGTACATCATCAGTAAGGATGGCAATCCTGGCCCTATCTCGACGGCCCTCTACGAACGTCTACGTGCCATCCAGTACGGCGACTACCCAGACGAACATGGGTGGGTGCGCCTCTACGAATCGCTCTAG